In a genomic window of Bradyrhizobium ontarionense:
- a CDS encoding GNAT family N-acetyltransferase: protein MASPEITLEAVPGVSEIPAAAWDACANPTVTVSPGSCQLSGPSYNPFVSHAFFSALEASGSATLRTGWAPRHLIAKAGDEIVGVVPCYLKSHSQGEYVFDRGWADAYERAGGRYYPKLQVSVPFTPATGPRLLVRADQDGTVIGTALAQGLKALCGISEASSVHVTFAREAEWQLLAAQGFLQRTDQQFHWHNQGYSSFDDFLATLNSRHRKAIKRERRDALSAGVTIHQLAGKDITEDAWDAFFDFYMETGSRKWGRPYLNRKFFSLIGESMPEDVLLVMARREGRWIAGAINFIGSDTLFGRNWGAIEHHPFLHFEVCYYQAIDFAIQRRLKVVEAGAQGEHKIARGYLPQTTYSAHYIADRGLRRAIDDYLKRERAYVEEASRELAESGPFRKGIDEPS, encoded by the coding sequence TCCGGGCCGTCCTACAACCCTTTCGTTTCCCACGCTTTTTTCTCCGCGCTCGAAGCCTCCGGCTCCGCCACCCTGCGGACCGGCTGGGCGCCGCGCCACCTGATCGCGAAAGCCGGCGACGAGATCGTCGGCGTCGTGCCCTGCTATCTGAAGTCGCACTCGCAGGGCGAATATGTCTTCGACCGCGGCTGGGCGGACGCCTATGAGCGCGCCGGCGGGCGCTACTACCCCAAGCTCCAGGTTTCCGTGCCGTTCACGCCGGCGACCGGACCACGGCTGCTGGTCCGCGCAGATCAGGACGGGACCGTCATCGGGACTGCCCTCGCCCAGGGGCTCAAGGCGCTGTGCGGCATCAGCGAGGCCTCGTCCGTCCACGTCACCTTTGCCCGGGAAGCCGAATGGCAGCTGCTCGCGGCACAGGGGTTTCTGCAGCGCACCGACCAGCAGTTCCATTGGCACAACCAGGGCTACTCCAGCTTCGACGACTTCCTGGCAACCTTGAACTCGCGCCATCGCAAGGCGATCAAGCGCGAGCGGCGCGACGCGCTCAGCGCGGGCGTCACCATCCACCAGCTCGCCGGCAAGGACATCACCGAGGATGCCTGGGACGCCTTTTTCGACTTCTACATGGAGACCGGCTCGCGCAAATGGGGCCGGCCATACCTCAACCGCAAGTTCTTCTCCCTGATTGGCGAGAGCATGCCCGAGGATGTCCTGCTGGTGATGGCCAGGCGCGAGGGCCGCTGGATCGCGGGCGCCATCAACTTCATCGGCTCGGACACGCTGTTCGGCCGCAACTGGGGGGCGATCGAGCACCACCCGTTCCTGCATTTCGAGGTCTGCTACTATCAGGCGATCGACTTCGCGATTCAACGCCGGCTCAAGGTCGTCGAGGCCGGCGCCCAGGGTGAGCACAAGATCGCGCGCGGCTACCTGCCGCAGACCACCTACTCCGCGCACTACATCGCCGATCGCGGCCTGCGCCGCGCCATCGACGACTACCTCAAGCGCGAGCGCGCCTATGTCGAGGAGGCGAGCCGCGAGCTGGCCGAGTCCGGCCCGTTCCGAAAGGGCATCGACGAGCCGTCTTGA
- a CDS encoding HIT family protein — protein sequence MTAYDPNNPFAKILRGEFPCAKVYENDHVLAFLDIMPRVPGHTLVIPKAPARNILDITEEDYLHVGRAVRTISRAAKTAFAADGITVQQFNEHAGGQMVFHLHVHVMPRHNGDSLLPPASRKEDPKVLEDNAAKLIAALKG from the coding sequence ATGACCGCCTACGATCCCAACAATCCGTTCGCAAAGATCCTGCGCGGCGAATTTCCCTGCGCCAAGGTCTATGAGAACGACCACGTGCTGGCGTTCCTCGACATCATGCCGCGCGTGCCCGGACATACGCTGGTGATCCCGAAGGCCCCTGCCCGCAACATCCTCGACATCACCGAGGAGGACTATCTCCATGTCGGCCGCGCCGTGCGGACGATCTCGCGCGCCGCCAAGACCGCCTTCGCCGCCGACGGCATCACCGTGCAGCAGTTCAACGAGCATGCCGGCGGCCAGATGGTGTTCCACCTCCACGTCCACGTGATGCCGCGCCACAACGGCGATTCCCTGCTGCCACCGGCGAGCCGCAAGGAGGACCCGAAGGTGCTGGAAGACAACGCGGCGAAGCTGATCGCGGCCTTGAAGGGCTGA
- the nadC gene encoding carboxylating nicotinate-nucleotide diphosphorylase yields MTLNPLSPLLYEPLVRAALLEDLGRAGDITTDAIVPAEQRASLQLKARQHGVIAGLDVARCAFRMVSPDVRIELVRPDASVVTSGDKIATISGPARALLTGERTALNFLCHLSGVASATASLVSAVKGTRAQIVCTRKTTPGLRALEKYAVRAGGGGNHRFGLDDAVLIKDNHIAIAGGIRPAILSAKAHAGHLVKIEVEVDTLAQLEDALALGVDAVLLDNMTTAQLEQAVAMARGKAITEASGRITVATAPAIAATGVDLISVGWITHSSAALDIGLDDG; encoded by the coding sequence ATGACCCTCAATCCCCTTTCGCCCTTGCTCTATGAGCCGCTGGTCCGCGCGGCGCTGCTGGAGGATCTCGGCCGCGCCGGCGACATCACCACCGATGCGATCGTCCCAGCCGAACAGCGGGCCTCGCTGCAACTGAAGGCGCGCCAGCATGGCGTGATCGCGGGGCTCGACGTCGCGCGCTGCGCCTTCCGGATGGTGTCGCCTGACGTCCGCATCGAGCTCGTGCGGCCCGACGCTAGTGTCGTGACATCCGGCGATAAGATCGCGACCATCAGCGGCCCGGCGCGTGCGCTGCTCACCGGCGAGCGTACAGCGCTCAACTTCCTCTGCCACCTCAGCGGCGTCGCCAGCGCGACGGCGTCATTGGTGTCGGCTGTGAAGGGCACGCGGGCGCAGATCGTCTGCACCCGCAAGACGACGCCGGGGCTGCGTGCCCTGGAGAAATATGCGGTGCGCGCGGGCGGCGGCGGCAATCACCGGTTCGGCCTCGATGACGCGGTCCTGATCAAGGACAATCACATCGCCATCGCTGGCGGCATCAGGCCTGCGATCCTCAGCGCGAAGGCCCATGCCGGCCATCTCGTCAAGATCGAGGTCGAGGTCGACACGCTGGCGCAACTGGAGGACGCGCTGGCGCTCGGTGTCGATGCGGTGCTGCTCGACAACATGACGACCGCGCAACTCGAACAGGCCGTCGCCATGGCGCGCGGCAAGGCGATCACGGAGGCCTCCGGACGCATCACGGTGGCGACCGCGCCCGCCATCGCCGCCACGGGCGTCGACCTGATCTCGGTCGGCTGGATCACGCATTCCTCGGCCGCGCTGGATATCGGGCTCGATGATGGGTGA
- a CDS encoding L-aspartate oxidase, translating to MSIDLSELIGRPVIIGGGAAGLMAALRLAPEPVVLLSKSPLGAEASSMWAQGGLAAAVGDDDDPALHLSDTLAAGAGLCDEAAARQIVQAAPAAVDRLAELGVAFDRGVGGHWRLGLEAAHGRNRIVHATGDGTGREIMRALIAAVRSCPSVTLLEGVEARRLIVADNAIQGVVAVRGDEALILATTRVVIATGGIGGLFLDSTNPAGCFGQGLALAARAGAVLSDLEFVQFHPTAFDGPSRPLPLLTEAIRGDGAVLIDETGARFMAEEPGAELAPRDVVARAVWRRRAQGHRVFLDARIKPGRDFAARYPVISAFCGMAGIDPAVDPIPVRPAVHYHMGGIAVDHAGRSTVEGLWACGEASRTGLHGANRLASNSLMEAIVCAQWVAESVAGTPRGIGKPREIAAIPPAPEASAVRPLLSDALGVLRERGAIAAAICNLLPLAETGGASADPALVGLMISVAAYAREESRGAHFRSDCPDTLPVAQSSSFTLSQTIVAARHIAETAQPSLRSALP from the coding sequence ATGAGCATCGATCTCTCGGAACTCATCGGTCGTCCCGTGATCATCGGCGGCGGCGCCGCCGGCTTGATGGCTGCGCTTCGGCTCGCGCCCGAGCCCGTCGTGCTGCTGTCGAAGTCGCCGCTTGGCGCCGAGGCGTCGAGCATGTGGGCGCAGGGCGGCCTGGCCGCCGCGGTTGGCGACGACGACGATCCCGCGCTGCATCTGAGCGACACGCTCGCGGCGGGCGCCGGGCTGTGCGACGAGGCCGCAGCCAGGCAGATCGTGCAGGCAGCGCCGGCTGCTGTCGATCGTCTCGCTGAACTCGGCGTTGCTTTCGACCGTGGGGTGGGCGGGCACTGGCGTCTGGGCTTGGAGGCCGCGCATGGCCGCAACCGGATCGTTCACGCCACCGGCGACGGCACGGGACGCGAGATCATGCGCGCGCTGATCGCGGCCGTGAGAAGCTGCCCGTCGGTCACGCTGCTCGAAGGCGTCGAGGCGCGCCGGCTGATCGTCGCTGACAATGCGATCCAGGGCGTCGTCGCGGTGCGCGGTGACGAAGCTCTGATCCTCGCCACGACACGCGTCGTGATCGCAACCGGCGGCATCGGCGGCCTGTTCCTCGACAGCACCAATCCGGCCGGTTGTTTCGGCCAGGGGCTGGCGCTGGCCGCGCGCGCCGGTGCCGTGTTGTCCGATCTCGAATTCGTGCAGTTTCATCCCACGGCCTTCGACGGACCGTCGCGGCCGCTGCCGCTTCTCACCGAGGCGATCCGCGGTGACGGCGCTGTTCTGATCGACGAGACCGGTGCGCGCTTCATGGCGGAGGAGCCGGGAGCTGAACTGGCGCCGCGCGACGTCGTGGCGCGCGCGGTATGGCGCCGCCGTGCGCAAGGTCATCGCGTGTTTCTCGATGCCCGGATCAAGCCGGGCAGGGACTTCGCCGCGCGCTATCCGGTGATCAGTGCGTTCTGCGGCATGGCCGGCATCGATCCGGCAGTCGATCCGATCCCGGTGCGACCAGCGGTGCACTATCACATGGGCGGCATCGCGGTTGATCACGCCGGCCGCAGCACGGTCGAAGGCCTCTGGGCATGTGGTGAGGCCAGCCGCACCGGCCTGCACGGGGCCAACCGGCTCGCCAGCAACTCGCTGATGGAGGCGATCGTCTGCGCGCAATGGGTTGCCGAGAGCGTGGCCGGTACGCCGCGCGGCATTGGCAAGCCACGCGAGATCGCGGCGATCCCGCCTGCGCCTGAAGCGTCCGCGGTGCGCCCGCTGCTGTCGGATGCGCTCGGCGTGTTGCGCGAGCGCGGCGCGATCGCAGCCGCCATTTGCAATCTCCTTCCGCTCGCCGAAACGGGCGGTGCGAGCGCCGATCCGGCCCTGGTCGGCCTGATGATCTCAGTCGCGGCCTACGCCCGCGAGGAGAGCCGCGGTGCGCATTTCCGCAGCGATTGTCCGGACACGCTGCCGGTTGCGCAGTCGTCCAGCTTCACCCTGTCCCAGACGATCGTCGCGGCGCGGCACATCGCTGAGACCGCGCAGCCATCGCTCAGGAGCGCACTGCCATGA
- the nadA gene encoding quinolinate synthase NadA, with translation MAQLPSTAFDPSAPLHERLKRVIPPPEWAVFEEDVEAILALKRRRNAVVLAHNYQTPEIFHGVADIVGDSLLLAREATKVDAEVIVLAGVYFMAETAKLLNPEKTVLIPDLAAGCSLAQSITANDVRLMRERHPGVPVVAYVNTSVAVKAESDICCTSGNARAIVESLGTDHVIMLPDEYLARNVAAQTKVRITAWKGHCEVHERFSAEDVRTLRDNHPGVTVLAHPECPPEVVAEADFAGSTAAMADFVGQERPPRVVLLTECSMSDNVAVLYPDIEFIRPCNLCPHMKRITLKNIRHALETNAHEVTIDPAMADRARRSVERMLTL, from the coding sequence ATGGCCCAGCTTCCGTCCACTGCGTTCGATCCCTCCGCGCCGCTTCACGAACGCCTCAAGCGCGTGATCCCGCCACCCGAATGGGCGGTGTTTGAAGAGGATGTCGAGGCCATCCTCGCGCTGAAGCGCCGGCGCAATGCCGTGGTGCTGGCGCACAACTACCAGACGCCCGAGATCTTCCATGGCGTGGCCGACATTGTCGGCGACAGCCTGCTGCTGGCGCGCGAGGCGACCAAGGTCGATGCCGAGGTGATCGTGCTCGCCGGCGTCTACTTCATGGCGGAGACCGCCAAGCTGCTCAATCCCGAGAAGACCGTGCTGATCCCGGACCTTGCGGCCGGCTGTTCGCTTGCGCAGTCCATCACGGCAAACGACGTACGGCTGATGCGCGAACGCCATCCCGGTGTGCCGGTGGTCGCCTATGTCAATACATCGGTCGCCGTGAAGGCCGAGTCGGACATCTGCTGCACCTCCGGCAACGCGCGCGCCATCGTCGAGTCGCTCGGTACCGATCACGTGATCATGCTGCCGGACGAGTATCTCGCGCGCAACGTCGCCGCTCAGACCAAAGTGAGGATCACGGCCTGGAAGGGCCATTGCGAGGTGCACGAGCGCTTCAGCGCCGAGGACGTCCGCACGCTTCGCGACAATCATCCCGGTGTCACCGTGCTCGCGCATCCGGAATGCCCGCCCGAGGTGGTGGCGGAAGCCGACTTCGCCGGCTCCACGGCGGCAATGGCCGACTTCGTTGGCCAAGAGCGGCCGCCGCGCGTCGTGCTGCTGACGGAATGCTCGATGAGCGACAATGTCGCGGTGCTGTACCCCGATATCGAGTTCATCCGTCCCTGCAATCTCTGCCCGCACATGAAGCGGATCACGCTGAAGAACATCCGCCACGCGCTCGAGACCAACGCGCACGAGGTCACGATCGATCCGGCGATGGCCGATCGCGCCAGGCGTTCGGTGGAAAGGATGTTGACGCTATGA
- a CDS encoding NUDIX hydrolase, which yields MSKRPQNTVTALDAITADLVAVLVAVTEGHPRIMTIGNAGALPSGPFQFAHRSLQTGLRAWVEAQTGHPLGYVEQLYTFADLGRTGDPGAAHRISISYLGLTREELIREGSEAQWSSWYDYFPWEDHRAGTPAMIAKIITPKLRAWARSADEQALQKQRWQRAVITFGLDGRDWNEELALQRYELLYEASLIPESVRGKGGRDQVVAGRAMTADHRRILATGIARLRAKIKYRPVVFELMPAEFTLLQLQRSVEALAGRLVHKQNFRRLIEQQELVEETGAIAADTIGRPAKLFRFRQGLLAERAVVGTKLPLSRS from the coding sequence GTGAGCAAGCGGCCGCAGAACACCGTGACGGCGTTGGATGCGATCACGGCGGACCTCGTCGCCGTGCTGGTGGCGGTGACCGAGGGACACCCGAGGATCATGACGATCGGAAACGCCGGTGCGTTGCCGAGCGGTCCGTTTCAGTTCGCCCATCGTTCGCTGCAGACGGGCTTGCGTGCCTGGGTCGAGGCGCAGACCGGCCATCCGCTCGGCTATGTCGAGCAGCTCTATACGTTCGCCGACCTTGGCCGCACCGGAGATCCCGGCGCGGCTCACCGCATCTCGATCAGCTATCTGGGTCTCACCCGTGAGGAGCTGATCCGCGAGGGATCGGAAGCGCAGTGGTCGTCCTGGTACGACTACTTTCCCTGGGAGGATCATCGCGCCGGGACGCCGGCCATGATTGCAAAGATCATCACGCCCAAGCTGCGCGCCTGGGCCAGATCCGCAGACGAGCAGGCGCTGCAGAAGCAACGCTGGCAGCGCGCGGTGATCACGTTCGGACTGGATGGCCGCGACTGGAACGAGGAACTGGCGCTGCAGCGCTATGAGCTGCTGTACGAGGCTTCGCTGATCCCCGAGAGCGTGCGCGGCAAGGGAGGCCGCGATCAGGTCGTAGCCGGCCGCGCCATGACGGCCGACCACCGCCGCATTCTTGCCACCGGCATTGCCCGGCTGCGGGCCAAGATCAAGTACCGCCCGGTGGTTTTCGAGCTGATGCCGGCGGAGTTCACGCTGCTGCAGCTGCAACGCAGTGTCGAGGCGCTGGCAGGGCGGCTGGTTCACAAGCAGAATTTCCGCCGTCTCATCGAGCAGCAGGAACTTGTTGAGGAGACAGGGGCAATCGCCGCCGACACGATCGGCCGCCCGGCTAAGCTGTTCCGTTTCCGCCAGGGACTGCTGGCCGAACGCGCCGTGGTTGGAACCAAGCTTCCGCTCTCGCGGTCTTGA
- the tsaA gene encoding tRNA (N6-threonylcarbamoyladenosine(37)-N6)-methyltransferase TrmO, with translation MTIDTDLRPGEVTVDAPPPRDATLYFIGRIRTPWTSRLETPRQGSHEGPVCRLEIFEPWVPALKGVDFYTHLEVIYWLHRSRRDLVLQSPKHHDEKTRGTFSLRSPVRPNPIGTSTVKFVALEGNTVLVRGLDCLDETPLLDLKPDRCVFSPLSQQQVPAIEGK, from the coding sequence ATGACCATCGATACCGATCTCCGCCCGGGTGAAGTCACCGTCGACGCGCCGCCGCCACGCGATGCGACCCTGTACTTCATCGGCCGCATCCGCACACCCTGGACGTCGCGGCTGGAAACGCCGCGGCAGGGCAGCCATGAGGGACCGGTGTGCCGGCTCGAGATCTTCGAGCCCTGGGTGCCGGCCCTGAAGGGCGTCGACTTCTACACCCATCTGGAGGTGATCTACTGGCTGCACCGCTCTCGCCGCGACCTCGTGCTGCAGAGCCCGAAACATCACGACGAGAAGACGCGCGGCACATTCTCCCTGCGCTCGCCGGTGCGGCCCAATCCGATCGGCACGTCGACGGTGAAGTTCGTCGCTCTGGAAGGCAACACGGTACTGGTGCGTGGTCTCGATTGTCTCGACGAGACGCCGCTGCTCGACCTCAAGCCCGATCGCTGCGTATTCTCGCCGCTGTCGCAGCAGCAGGTGCCGGCGATCGAGGGGAAATAG
- a CDS encoding AzlD domain-containing protein, with the protein MTDFIGDWHALVVLLVAGVIPNQIWRLLGLWFGSGLDEGSDLLTWVKAVATAILAGVIAQILVQPPGALASVPWGLRYGAVVAGLAAFMAARRSIFAGVVCGEAVMLAGKWWLG; encoded by the coding sequence ATGACCGACTTCATCGGCGACTGGCACGCGCTGGTCGTGCTCCTCGTGGCCGGCGTCATCCCGAACCAGATCTGGCGGCTGCTCGGGCTGTGGTTCGGCAGCGGGCTCGACGAGGGCTCGGATCTCCTGACCTGGGTCAAGGCGGTGGCGACCGCGATCCTGGCCGGTGTCATCGCCCAGATCCTGGTGCAGCCGCCGGGGGCGCTCGCCAGCGTGCCCTGGGGTCTGCGCTATGGTGCCGTCGTGGCCGGCCTCGCCGCCTTCATGGCTGCGCGGCGTTCGATCTTCGCTGGCGTCGTCTGCGGCGAGGCCGTCATGCTGGCCGGCAAATGGTGGCTCGGCTGA
- a CDS encoding AzlC family ABC transporter permease has translation MTLPPLDSPQWHGSLRAFGWGLRATGATILSLVLFVTFIGIGALAHDTHFSMLWAILSTALVWAGPAQIILVSTLGSGQTLVQSAVAVTMSAIRLFPMVVAVLPLIRTPQTKRRQLVLVAHFTAVTLWVECYRFLPHVPRERRIAFVHGLGSGLMAVALVATVIGYLLAANLSQTFGAAVLLLTPLAFLFSTLRNAREVADVLALGLGLVLYPAAAQLNSGVDILVSGVAAGTIAFGVHKWRERQGLA, from the coding sequence GTGACACTTCCTCCACTCGACTCCCCGCAATGGCATGGCTCGCTCCGCGCCTTCGGCTGGGGGCTGCGCGCGACCGGCGCGACCATCCTGTCGCTGGTGCTGTTCGTCACCTTCATCGGCATCGGCGCGCTGGCGCACGACACCCATTTCAGCATGCTGTGGGCGATCCTGAGCACGGCCCTGGTGTGGGCCGGGCCGGCGCAGATCATATTGGTCTCGACGCTCGGCTCCGGCCAGACCCTGGTGCAGTCGGCCGTTGCAGTCACCATGAGCGCGATCCGGCTGTTTCCGATGGTGGTGGCGGTGCTGCCGCTGATCCGGACACCGCAGACCAAGCGGCGGCAACTGGTGCTGGTGGCGCATTTCACGGCCGTGACCTTGTGGGTCGAATGCTATCGGTTCCTGCCGCATGTCCCGCGCGAGCGCCGCATCGCCTTCGTGCACGGGCTCGGCTCCGGCCTGATGGCGGTCGCGCTGGTGGCGACCGTCATCGGCTACCTGCTGGCGGCCAACCTGTCGCAGACCTTCGGCGCCGCCGTGCTGCTGCTGACGCCGCTGGCCTTCCTGTTCTCGACCCTGCGCAATGCCAGGGAGGTCGCCGACGTGCTGGCGCTCGGGCTCGGGCTCGTGCTCTATCCGGCAGCCGCGCAGCTCAACAGCGGCGTCGATATCCTGGTCAGCGGGGTCGCGGCCGGAACGATCGCGTTCGGTGTCCACAAATGGCGCGAGCGGCAGGGGCTGGCATGA
- a CDS encoding lytic transglycosylase domain-containing protein has protein sequence MRISIAAALRSLGVGLCLAGATTCIVLANDGEHFLPSPSGPASQPGPTEIADPARDTSGGESAEPADTKADKTTADDTKDKPAEPKESGTRESICLMIESAAKANDLPLEFFARVIWQESRFQSDAVGPVTRNGQRAQGIAQFMPGTANERELLDPFDPVQALPKSAQFLAELRDQFGNLGLAAAAYNAGPRRVQDWLAGKGQMPWETRNYVSAITGASIDDWAAAGKGGKMPPSPPQTSCHQLMALLKRAPNPFVTQLEQHVALSAAKPWGVQLAAGFDRNRALAMYARAIKGLGPVIGDRDPSLLSSVMRSRGNRAFYQVRIGADTRPEADGLCSRIRRAGGACFVLRNRA, from the coding sequence ATGCGCATTTCGATCGCGGCAGCATTGCGTTCTCTCGGCGTCGGTCTCTGTCTCGCCGGCGCGACGACCTGCATCGTATTGGCGAATGATGGCGAGCATTTCCTGCCTTCCCCGTCGGGCCCGGCCTCACAGCCCGGGCCCACGGAGATCGCCGATCCGGCCCGCGACACGTCTGGGGGCGAAAGCGCTGAGCCCGCCGACACCAAGGCAGACAAGACCACGGCGGACGATACCAAGGACAAGCCGGCTGAGCCGAAGGAGAGCGGCACGCGCGAGTCGATCTGCCTGATGATCGAGTCCGCGGCCAAGGCCAACGATCTGCCGCTGGAATTCTTTGCCCGCGTGATCTGGCAGGAGAGCCGCTTCCAGAGCGACGCCGTCGGGCCGGTGACGCGCAACGGCCAGCGCGCGCAAGGAATCGCGCAGTTCATGCCGGGCACCGCGAACGAACGCGAGCTGCTGGATCCGTTCGATCCGGTCCAGGCGCTGCCGAAATCGGCGCAGTTCTTGGCCGAGCTGCGCGATCAGTTCGGCAATCTCGGCCTGGCCGCGGCCGCCTACAATGCCGGCCCGCGCCGGGTGCAGGACTGGCTCGCCGGCAAGGGCCAGATGCCGTGGGAAACCCGCAACTACGTCTCGGCGATCACCGGCGCGTCGATCGACGATTGGGCGGCGGCCGGAAAGGGCGGCAAGATGCCGCCGAGCCCGCCGCAGACCTCGTGTCATCAACTGATGGCGTTGTTGAAGCGCGCACCCAATCCGTTCGTCACGCAGCTCGAGCAGCACGTCGCTCTGTCGGCCGCGAAGCCGTGGGGCGTGCAGCTCGCCGCCGGCTTCGACCGCAACAGGGCGCTTGCGATGTATGCGCGCGCCATCAAGGGTCTCGGGCCGGTGATCGGTGATCGTGACCCCAGCCTGCTGTCATCGGTGATGCGCTCGCGCGGCAACCGCGCCTTCTACCAGGTCCGGATCGGCGCCGACACGCGCCCCGAGGCCGACGGGCTCTGCAGCCGCATCCGTCGCGCCGGCGGCGCCTGTTTCGTGCTGCGCAACCGGGCCTGA
- a CDS encoding glycine reductase — MTAPSDDSLDFAPDDDAPLPYMARTRDYYRAIGYETPYRWAHYNSAPFQPLRKPLAQSRVTVVTTATPYDPAKGDQGPGAPYNGGAKFYTVYDGDTSARHDLRISHIAYDRAHTKADDSGTWFPLPQLIRLAREGRIGAVGPRFFGAPTNRSQRVTIETDAPEILARCRTDEIDAVVLVPNCPVCHQTVSLVARHLEANGIPTVVMGCAKDIVEHAAVPRFLFSDFPLGNSAGKPHDVDSQAFTLELALRVLEGSPAARTTVQSPLQWSDDHGWKRDYSNPALLAPQELARRRAEFDAQKAIARGVRETRV; from the coding sequence ATGACCGCACCTTCCGACGATAGCCTCGACTTCGCGCCCGACGACGACGCGCCGCTGCCCTACATGGCGCGCACGCGGGACTACTACCGCGCGATCGGCTACGAGACGCCGTATCGCTGGGCGCACTACAATTCGGCGCCGTTCCAGCCGCTGCGCAAGCCGCTCGCGCAGTCACGCGTCACCGTCGTCACGACGGCTACGCCCTACGATCCGGCCAAGGGCGATCAGGGCCCCGGCGCGCCGTACAATGGCGGCGCCAAGTTCTACACCGTCTATGACGGCGATACGTCGGCCCGGCACGATCTGCGGATCTCCCACATCGCCTATGACCGCGCACATACGAAGGCTGATGATTCCGGTACCTGGTTTCCGCTGCCGCAACTCATCCGCCTTGCCCGCGAGGGGCGCATCGGCGCGGTCGGGCCGCGCTTCTTCGGCGCCCCGACCAACCGCAGCCAGCGCGTCACCATCGAGACCGACGCGCCGGAGATTCTCGCGCGCTGCCGCACGGATGAGATCGATGCGGTCGTGCTGGTGCCGAACTGTCCGGTCTGCCATCAGACCGTGAGCCTGGTGGCGCGGCATCTCGAAGCGAACGGCATTCCGACCGTGGTGATGGGCTGCGCCAAGGACATCGTCGAGCACGCCGCCGTGCCGCGTTTTCTGTTCTCCGATTTCCCGCTCGGCAACTCCGCCGGCAAGCCGCACGATGTGGACTCGCAGGCGTTCACGCTGGAGCTCGCCCTGCGTGTGCTGGAAGGTTCACCAGCCGCACGAACGACCGTGCAATCCCCCTTGCAGTGGAGCGACGATCACGGCTGGAAACGCGACTACAGCAATCCGGCCCTGCTCGCTCCGCAGGAGCTGGCGCGCCGGCGTGCCGAGTTCGACGCGCAGAAGGCGATCGCGCGCGGTGTTCGCGAAACGCGGGTGTAA
- a CDS encoding PEGA domain-containing protein, producing the protein MRVVAFVALCAALGGCASVTRGTTETISVASTPSGAEATIAGLEAPMTCTTPCSFVAKRNADLAVTVDKPGYESQTITLTKDIPAAGAAGFAGNVLAGGLIGMGVDAATGAATDHKPNPVIVTLQPRGAAPRAARPPRRSAPPPAQPEAGT; encoded by the coding sequence ATGAGAGTTGTAGCGTTCGTGGCGTTGTGCGCCGCGTTGGGTGGTTGCGCGTCCGTGACGCGAGGCACAACCGAGACGATCAGCGTGGCGTCTACTCCCTCAGGCGCCGAAGCCACGATTGCCGGCCTGGAAGCGCCGATGACCTGTACGACGCCATGCTCGTTCGTCGCCAAGCGCAATGCCGACCTCGCCGTCACGGTCGATAAGCCCGGCTACGAGAGCCAGACGATCACGCTCACGAAGGATATCCCCGCGGCGGGCGCGGCCGGCTTCGCCGGCAACGTCCTCGCCGGCGGCCTGATCGGCATGGGTGTCGACGCAGCGACCGGCGCGGCGACCGACCACAAGCCGAACCCCGTGATCGTGACGCTGCAGCCGCGCGGCGCCGCCCCGCGTGCGGCCCGGCCGCCGCGCCGGTCGGCGCCCCCGCCGGCGCAGCCCGAAGCAGGAACCTAG